The region TACCCTGGAATTGCAGTCGGTTCGTTCAAGCACCGATCGGCCGCCCGAGTTGGAAACCGTGTTCATCGGTGGCGGGACGCCCACCCATCTCGATCACGATCGGTTGGCGACGCTTTTACAAGCGGTCCGCGATCGGTTTGACTTTGTCGCGGACGCCGAATGGAGTGTCGAAGCGAATCCGGAAGACATCACGACGGACAAGTTGCGGTTGCTCCATGACTTAGGGATCAACCGCGTCAGTCTTGGCGTGCAATCGTTCCATGATGAAAAACTGTCGATTCTGGAGCGGTCTCACGACGGCCAGCATGTTAGGCAAATTATCCGCGACGTTGCCGAAGTGATCGAGAACGTTTCGATCGATTTGATCTTTGCCGCTCCCGGCGAGACCCTTGACAATTGGCGCGAGGATTTGCGGTTGGCGACATCGCTTCCGATCAAACACGTGTCGACCTACGCGTTGACTTTCGAAAAGGGAACGGCGTTTTGGTCACGACGCTCCAAAGGCGATTTGCATGATTCACCGGAAGAGCTGGAACTGCAAATGTATGATGTCGCGCGAGAGCATTTTGCGGCGCGGGGATTCGAGCACTACGA is a window of Roseiconus lacunae DNA encoding:
- the hemW gene encoding radical SAM family heme chaperone HemW: MKASSSITTPSASCRSLYIHVPFCRHRCGYCNFSVVAGRDDLIDRFLDAITLELQSVRSSTDRPPELETVFIGGGTPTHLDHDRLATLLQAVRDRFDFVADAEWSVEANPEDITTDKLRLLHDLGINRVSLGVQSFHDEKLSILERSHDGQHVRQIIRDVAEVIENVSIDLIFAAPGETLDNWREDLRLATSLPIKHVSTYALTFEKGTAFWSRRSKGDLHDSPEELELQMYDVAREHFAARGFEHYEISNFGKPGFRCRHNLAYWHGAGWYAAGPGAAAFVDGYRNVNHRSTTSYLKRLEAGQSPIAESEFVSAEQSAREAAAFGVRMIDGVDLQAVSERYGVDLLALCETELRQMLEQGLITRHADRICLTERGIHFADSVAGELLG